In Cryptococcus gattii WM276 chromosome A, complete sequence, one genomic interval encodes:
- a CDS encoding Hypothetical Protein (Similar to TIGR gene model, INSD accession AAW41089.1), translating into MLCLILSLLLLHVARAGFLSVNMTEATECGTSLVQWSGDDGPYHLLLTPTKIVQHGYNVWVDSIPAGTNEYSLYIRQPAGLQFILTVWGASGITYAATTDVMTVGAPVTDTKSCFMTDAQILSLYSFSFNMTTADGSDYPPQCSNISVSWPTSLESNVTSDVAKRNLIENSLEDSAVEINIDLEELSASSSEHLGNTTAPPTLFGVIPLGNSFSIPITFPRNSSFASHLPESSLSDNPTTHTSHGTTHLNWTVDMAKGTRFILVAGIGSAEQWASGGSSRMFTVGQGTTGCVGSESDGNGAPSVTASPSTATATTTVPVPTDSESNPSPVVRTTVAVVCSVLGTLVLVGLMFICRRARNRRRARGAAVTVGTSAAAGTGGGGWGMFTKRGGSPKAVNRHSASETQLDLIASRDSHRDQSQDNISRRDQQHERDTAPLFMNNMHNLSVSPVTDSPVESMDPFRDRDPVKLGYTYPYLSGNQTQSAGRSDSSFAGSGSGTAFGDVQSSATTVTDRRGGMREDSFGSMGMDRQSSLDALLSRPSREYYDVPPFPTGASVSTYDHTSNPTYTTTTSNASYYLPRSRLAGPLVLHDPTSRDVDLSTDGGDGDIGGEAREFGQGEEERVSENVADLKRETLAISSQARSSPNSSLASPTSTTMTRSLPSGGAPGPGRRRRTQPREHEMEYMVHQDAGRVPVASRTGAGVLELPPRYEEVNWSEEERREREEREREREQEGSGREER; encoded by the exons tctctctcctcctcctccacgTGGCGAGGGCCGGATTTCTCAGCGTGAACATGACTGA GGCGACCGAATGTGGTACTTCTCTTGTTCAGTGGTCGGGAGACGATGGCCCATATCACCTCTTACTCACACCC ACTAAGATCGTGCAACATGGATACAAT GTCTGGGTAGACTCTATACCCGCAGGAACAAACGAATACTCACTCTACATACGGCAGCCAGCAGGCTTACAGTTTATACTTACTGTATGGGGAGCATCCGGTATCACATACGCAGCAACAACAGATGTTATGA CTGTTGGCGCACCAGTCACTGACACCAAATCCTGCTTCATGACCGACGCTCAAATTCTCTCTCTCTattccttctctttcaatATGACAACTGCCGATGGCAGTGACTACCCACCCCAATGTTCCAACATCTCCGTGTCATGGCCCACCTCTCTGGAATCAAACGTCACATCGGATGTCGCCAAACGGAATTTGATAGAAAACTCGTTGGAAGATTCTGCTGTTGAGATTAATATTGACTTGGAGGAACTTTCCGCTTCGTCAAGTGAACATTTAGGCAACACCACAGCACCTCCCACACTATTTGGTGTCATCCCTTTAGGTAACTCATTCTCCATTCCCATCACATTCCCTAGAAACTCTTCCTTTGCGTCGCATCTCCCTGAGTCATCGCTTTCCGACAACCCTACCACCCATACTTCTCATGGGACGACACACCTTAACTGGACAGTTGATATGGCCAAGGGCACAAGATTTATTCTTGTGGCGGGTATAGGTAGTGCCGAACAATGGGCCAGTGGAGGGTCAAGTCGAATGTTTACCGTGGGACAGGGTACGACGGGTTGTGTGGGAAGTGAGTCTGATGGCAATGGGGCACCCAGTGTGACTGCATCACCATCCACGGC AACCGCAACGACGACGGTCCCTGTCCCAACTGACTCGGAATCCAACCCCAGCCCCGTCGTTCGCACAACTGTAGCAGTCGTCTGCTCCGTCCTCGGCACACTGGTACTTGTCGGACTCATGTTTATTTGCCGTCGAGCGCGAAATCGACGACGCGCACGTGGTGCGGCAGTTACCGTTGGCActtctgctgctgcagGTACAGGCGGAGGTGGTTGGGGCATGTTTACGAAACGAGGGGGTTCTCCTAAAGCTGTCAATCGTCATTCTGCCTCGGAAACTCAACTTGATCTGATCGCATCCCGCGATTCGCACCGCGATCAATCTCAAGATAATATCTCACGACGAGACCAACAGCATGAACGAGACACTGCGCCGCTCTTTATGAACAACATGCACAACCTTTCCGTATCACCTGTGACTGATTCGCCAGTCGAGAGTATGGATCCGTTCAGGGATAGGGATCCAGTTAAGCTAGGGTATACTTATCCGTATTTATCTGGGAACCAAACGCAATCTGCGGGGAGATCAGATTCCAGTTTTGCGGGTTCAGGTTCTGGCACAGCTTTCGGTGATGTTCAATCGTCAGCCACGACAGTAACCGACAGACGTGGAGGAATGAGGGAAGATTCTTTCGGTTCAATGGGGATGGACAGGCAATCATCACTCGATGCGCTCCTATCACGTCCGAGTAGAGAATACTATGACGTTCCTCCTTTCCCTACTGGTGCTAGCGTCTCCACATACGATCATACTTCGAACCCAACTTACACAACAACGACATCCAACGCGTCTTATTACTTGCCCCGATCACGACTGGCTGGTCCTCTTGTGCTGCATGACCCAACATCGAGAGATGTGGATTTGTCCACGGATGGTGGCGACGGTGATATCGGAGGAGAGGCAAGGGAGTTTGGACAAggcgaggaggagagggtaTCGGAAAACGTTGCGGATTTGAAGCGCGAGACGCTTGCCATATCTTCTCAAGCACGATCTTCGCCAAACTCCAGCCTTGCGTCTCCGACTTCAACTACGATGACGAGGTCATTGCCATCTGGCGGAGCACCAGGTCctgggagaagaagacgaacGCAGCCGAGAGAGCACGAGATGGAGTATATGGTACATCAAGATGCGGGCCGAGTGCCAGTAGCATCTAGGACTGGTGCTGGGGTCTTGGAACTACCGCCGCGATATGAAGAGGTCAACTGGtcagaagaggaaaggagggagagggaggaaCGAGAGAGGGAGCGGGAGCAGGAGGGAAGCGGTagagaagagagatga